A window of Infirmifilum lucidum contains these coding sequences:
- a CDS encoding ABC transporter permease subunit has protein sequence MARYWGGFVASILLTTLSALIVFIMLYPVLYAVLTSLVRGQIIITDPSQILATGISLEHYSKAVSDPRFVNAAILSLLVAIINIVFALSVITPAAYAFSRFKFPGRDLVLVAYLVLSQVGGGFGVAAVIALYIMLIKLNQVGVPVIGNPVVLAAVYTAGAVPFQTWMVKNYLDALPREIDESAFIDGASWRQVIFDVVLPASKPTMVVIALFAFMGAWGEFIIANFLRIETLAAYVYETATGQTIFWSDFAARTILFAIPIIAVYVFTQKYIGEAMRYGAGKL, from the coding sequence ATGGCCAGGTACTGGGGCGGGTTTGTGGCCTCTATTCTCCTCACAACGCTCTCAGCACTCATAGTGTTCATCATGCTCTACCCGGTTCTATACGCAGTCCTGACGAGCCTCGTGAGGGGGCAAATCATCATAACAGACCCCTCCCAGATACTTGCTACAGGGATATCTCTGGAGCACTATTCAAAGGCCGTAAGCGACCCGCGCTTCGTGAACGCTGCTATTCTCAGCCTCCTGGTCGCGATAATCAACATAGTCTTCGCCCTCTCTGTCATCACACCAGCGGCATACGCGTTCTCGCGCTTCAAGTTCCCGGGGAGGGATCTAGTCCTAGTAGCGTACCTCGTGCTGAGCCAGGTGGGCGGGGGCTTCGGAGTCGCCGCAGTGATAGCCCTATACATCATGCTCATAAAGTTAAACCAGGTCGGCGTACCCGTAATCGGGAACCCCGTGGTACTGGCAGCCGTCTACACTGCCGGTGCAGTCCCCTTCCAGACATGGATGGTTAAAAACTACTTGGACGCCCTCCCGAGAGAGATAGACGAGTCTGCCTTCATAGACGGGGCTAGCTGGAGGCAGGTTATATTTGACGTCGTCCTCCCGGCTTCAAAACCTACAATGGTAGTAATCGCGCTCTTCGCCTTCATGGGCGCGTGGGGCGAGTTCATCATAGCCAACTTCCTCAGAATAGAAACCCTCGCGGCCTACGTCTACGAGACAGCAACAGGCCAGACAATCTTTTGGAGTGACTTCGCCGCTAGGACAATACTGTTCGCCATACCCATAATAGCGGTATACGTGTTCACGCAGAAGTACATCGGAGAGGCAATGAGGTACGGAGCCGGCAAGCTCTAG
- a CDS encoding ABC transporter permease subunit gives MPRKKDSSLYPTQVAFMLIFLSLALYLFFSLWPIMYSVFIAFTDANNINIASEPRVRELLAQKAALTSYLTSNKDTILKQVYQADRYLGDATSLLTEMRNLILTSNPQNFSLGRLSSLRRRVDEALTYASSIVRSNTTFLYYYRNLGNTLYRAVSLIEGGVWSDLDRILGFKLVVSDNDIKQLRETVVPEIDQALSVLRECQALLREIERDYNLFVTSATAGLDEEIDRISMHFIGLKNFQTLFTDSRFPYSIYKTILFVFTSVPLKVTVGVLLAFLLSSPMIYGRRVMRAALLVPWAIPILLSVTTWRMMMAPGIGPIASYLSSMGIDFSIYTREWDAFLAYNIVEMWLAYPFIMTVTMAAISSIPRELIESAMVDGASAWQRFKDVMLPLTSRPILFASILTAGASLQAFMVPLLINGGGPTKELQFLWFSRTTGAVNEMMVLFGYKRAYLDQQYGLSAAAYLVVVLILLVYALAWYYLIYKRTSPGGT, from the coding sequence ATGCCTAGGAAGAAGGATTCAAGCCTATACCCGACTCAAGTCGCATTCATGTTGATTTTCTTAAGCCTAGCTCTCTACCTCTTCTTCTCCCTGTGGCCAATAATGTATTCAGTATTCATTGCCTTCACCGACGCGAACAACATCAATATAGCCTCAGAGCCCAGGGTAAGAGAGTTACTCGCCCAGAAAGCCGCACTCACAAGCTACTTGACCTCGAATAAGGACACTATACTAAAGCAGGTATACCAGGCTGACAGGTACCTCGGCGACGCTACCTCCCTCCTAACAGAGATGAGAAACCTTATTTTAACGTCCAACCCCCAGAACTTCTCCCTGGGCAGGCTTTCGTCGCTGAGAAGACGCGTGGACGAAGCCCTCACCTACGCGTCGTCGATTGTTAGGAGCAACACAACGTTCCTCTACTACTACCGGAACCTCGGCAACACCCTATACAGAGCTGTCTCGCTAATAGAGGGAGGGGTCTGGAGCGACTTGGACAGGATACTGGGGTTTAAACTCGTAGTCTCGGACAACGACATAAAACAGCTACGAGAAACTGTTGTCCCGGAGATCGACCAGGCTCTGAGCGTGCTTCGAGAATGCCAGGCCCTACTCAGGGAAATTGAGAGGGACTACAACCTCTTCGTGACTTCGGCGACCGCCGGCCTAGACGAGGAGATAGACAGGATCTCGATGCACTTCATCGGCTTGAAGAACTTCCAAACCCTCTTCACGGACTCGCGCTTCCCGTACTCCATCTACAAGACTATATTATTTGTCTTCACGAGTGTCCCGCTGAAAGTCACTGTAGGAGTACTCCTGGCGTTCCTCCTCTCAAGCCCAATGATATACGGTAGGAGAGTTATGCGCGCTGCACTTCTAGTCCCGTGGGCCATCCCCATCCTACTCTCGGTAACGACTTGGAGGATGATGATGGCACCGGGGATCGGGCCGATAGCGAGCTACCTGTCGAGCATGGGTATAGACTTTAGCATATACACTAGGGAGTGGGATGCCTTCCTGGCGTACAACATCGTCGAGATGTGGCTAGCCTATCCCTTCATAATGACGGTAACTATGGCTGCTATATCGTCTATACCTAGAGAATTAATAGAGTCGGCGATGGTTGACGGGGCCTCGGCCTGGCAGCGCTTCAAGGACGTAATGTTGCCTCTAACTTCACGCCCGATACTCTTCGCCAGCATACTCACAGCTGGCGCCTCGCTCCAGGCGTTCATGGTGCCCCTACTCATAAACGGCGGTGGCCCGACGAAAGAGCTCCAGTTTCTCTGGTTCTCGAGGACGACCGGCGCGGTCAACGAGATGATGGTTCTCTTCGGCTATAAAAGAGCCTACCTCGACCAGCAGTACGGCCTCTCGGCTGCGGCGTACCTCGTGGTAGTACTCATACTGCTAGTCTACGCACTCGCGTGGTACTACCTCATATACAAGAGAACGTCACCGGGTGGTACATAA
- a CDS encoding extracellular solute-binding protein yields MSKVASRNVVLAIVLVAVALGIVFFYYQSTAKQPAQPIQPTQPPQQQQPPSQKPPTNVTPPTQPPPVTLQTMTIGTSKIRVPNDFYDFVQKAKTGQVKVTINFWTGMSPWEVEAMKKVVEKFQQEYPGITVKYTNVQNLKEQVKAGVLTGDVENTAHVFTWAHDWTGDFADSGAIVAFDQYLPPETLTDLKAQYVASAYTSGVYKLHLYGLPWAAEAIALVCNRDLIPSAPKTWSEFEKVMQQWYNPSKNTYGIAYQIDPYHVYPFVTAFGGFYYDEDKDAVGVNSQGTINGITFYVTHVMKYMYTADVGMETQLKILLEGRTPCMVTGPWNIPTIKQNIKNVVVYPIPPINGNAPKPFSGFKQMWVTKVIEGDKNRLYASILFTMWFTLNDDTLKFLADVGYVPVKLSVIQYLQANADKYPVILGFAQQVPESIPMPKSAKMNYVWGPVADTLNAIVTKYNEQGEQAAVSIIKQLLDEAQAKILAKIKG; encoded by the coding sequence TTGAGTAAAGTCGCGAGCCGGAATGTAGTCCTCGCGATAGTGCTGGTTGCAGTCGCCCTGGGAATAGTATTCTTCTACTACCAGTCCACGGCTAAACAGCCAGCCCAGCCGATACAGCCCACCCAGCCACCCCAGCAGCAACAGCCGCCATCCCAGAAACCCCCGACAAACGTTACCCCGCCTACACAGCCCCCGCCAGTTACGCTCCAGACAATGACAATAGGCACTAGTAAGATAAGAGTTCCCAATGACTTCTACGACTTCGTCCAGAAGGCTAAGACCGGACAAGTCAAGGTCACGATAAACTTCTGGACAGGGATGAGCCCGTGGGAAGTGGAAGCTATGAAGAAGGTGGTCGAGAAGTTCCAGCAAGAGTACCCGGGCATAACGGTGAAGTACACGAACGTCCAGAACTTGAAGGAGCAAGTTAAAGCCGGCGTGCTGACAGGCGACGTTGAGAACACTGCCCACGTGTTTACATGGGCCCACGACTGGACGGGAGACTTCGCAGATAGCGGCGCTATAGTCGCGTTTGACCAGTACCTACCCCCAGAAACACTCACAGACCTGAAAGCCCAATACGTAGCCTCAGCGTACACGAGCGGGGTCTACAAACTACACTTGTACGGGCTCCCGTGGGCGGCGGAGGCAATAGCCCTCGTGTGCAATAGAGACCTTATCCCAAGCGCCCCTAAGACTTGGAGCGAGTTCGAGAAGGTAATGCAGCAGTGGTACAACCCATCAAAGAACACGTACGGCATTGCATACCAGATCGACCCCTACCACGTGTACCCGTTCGTGACAGCCTTCGGAGGGTTCTACTACGATGAGGACAAGGACGCTGTTGGCGTCAACAGCCAGGGGACGATTAACGGGATAACATTCTACGTGACGCACGTGATGAAGTACATGTACACTGCAGACGTCGGGATGGAGACCCAGCTCAAGATACTCCTCGAGGGCAGGACGCCCTGCATGGTCACGGGGCCCTGGAACATCCCGACGATAAAGCAGAACATAAAGAATGTAGTAGTCTACCCGATACCGCCGATCAACGGTAATGCACCTAAACCCTTCTCCGGCTTCAAGCAGATGTGGGTAACCAAGGTCATCGAAGGCGACAAGAACAGGCTGTACGCCTCAATACTCTTCACAATGTGGTTTACACTAAACGACGATACCCTCAAGTTCCTTGCGGATGTGGGCTACGTGCCAGTCAAGCTCTCCGTCATCCAGTACCTCCAGGCTAACGCCGACAAGTACCCGGTAATACTAGGGTTCGCGCAGCAGGTGCCTGAAAGCATACCAATGCCTAAGTCCGCGAAGATGAACTACGTATGGGGCCCTGTCGCCGATACTCTCAACGCTATCGTCACGAAGTACAACGAACAGGGGGAGCAGGCAGCAGTCAGCATAATCAAGCAGTTGCTCGACGAAGCACAAGCGAAGATTCTAGCTAAGATCAAGGGCTGA
- a CDS encoding alpha-amylase family glycosyl hydrolase has protein sequence MYRVIGREKISGSRFGRYLVEFSVKWPPGADYLYLVAPFTSFFPGRFELAREGERGRVFVPLWEGFYPYRYAATCGVSLLDDENPSRVKLRLWPESSSEEEFSLAEVGVGEHLRSVRERRLEPELVVHDERDPVFISKYLGYTVLRLKAPAGVLSRVYAEPAPGRIVEMEKYLGTELVDYFQGILDGDVREYRFILEVGGEKVYYGEEGLGDEKPIRPAKLCGVDEASWYIGCTYYLVFPDSFTRRGVSVAGSRPRARLGGTLRDIAESLDYIASLGVDAIYLTPIYKSVSYHGYDVIDHKEVDESLGGWGDWDRLVSEASKRGLKIVVDIVAHHVSPCSYEFRRAVLDDCPEYRDWFRFYNGQGGAEVELLKKFVSGGCREFPGELRGRRPFYETFLCNWGMPKLNYGNKRVVERLVDVASFWLERGASGLRIDVGHAIPDDALRQLYARVKELKRDAPVILEVSKGVAFYPYGITSDSAMNYDLRELLLAFVVSRSMDAESFVRRLKELYVSVPVFAANSMYNLLGSHDTPRIATLADKCGHECLELLYVILFSLPGSPSIYYGDEVGTRGGHDPDNRLLMVWEEEKWDRSLFCLVRRLAMLRKTLAPLRLGFFDTSPLGPSSISVFREWRGEEVRVVVSVDDSQAIQLGDKYFDVLGNKPVESVELQPYSWRILYRRKKHLDFLLLSPQE, from the coding sequence TTGTACAGGGTAATCGGCAGGGAGAAGATTTCTGGAAGCCGGTTTGGGAGGTACCTTGTCGAGTTCTCAGTGAAGTGGCCTCCGGGGGCTGACTACCTCTACCTGGTTGCACCCTTCACCTCTTTTTTCCCGGGAAGGTTCGAATTAGCCAGGGAGGGTGAGAGGGGGAGGGTTTTTGTACCCCTCTGGGAGGGCTTCTACCCCTACCGCTACGCCGCTACTTGTGGAGTCTCCTTGTTGGACGACGAGAACCCCTCTAGGGTTAAGCTCAGGTTGTGGCCCGAGAGTAGTAGCGAGGAGGAGTTCTCCCTGGCGGAGGTGGGTGTTGGGGAGCATCTTCGGTCGGTTCGGGAGAGGAGGCTAGAGCCAGAGCTCGTAGTCCACGACGAGAGAGACCCTGTTTTTATCAGCAAGTACTTGGGGTATACCGTGCTCAGGCTTAAGGCTCCAGCCGGGGTTCTGAGCAGGGTTTACGCTGAACCTGCGCCTGGAAGGATTGTCGAGATGGAGAAGTACCTGGGTACAGAACTTGTCGATTACTTTCAGGGAATCTTAGACGGAGACGTCAGAGAATACAGGTTTATACTCGAAGTAGGCGGCGAGAAAGTGTACTACGGAGAGGAGGGGCTTGGCGACGAGAAGCCTATTAGACCCGCGAAGCTCTGTGGCGTTGACGAAGCTTCATGGTACATAGGCTGTACCTACTACCTTGTCTTCCCGGACAGTTTTACTCGTAGGGGAGTTTCTGTGGCCGGCAGCAGGCCCCGCGCGCGCCTGGGAGGCACTCTCCGCGACATAGCCGAAAGCCTCGACTACATCGCCTCGCTCGGGGTAGACGCGATATACCTCACACCTATCTACAAGTCCGTCAGCTACCACGGCTACGACGTCATAGACCACAAAGAAGTCGATGAGAGCCTCGGAGGGTGGGGTGACTGGGACAGGCTTGTCAGCGAGGCGAGTAAGAGGGGCTTGAAGATTGTAGTAGATATTGTCGCCCACCACGTCTCCCCGTGTAGCTACGAGTTCAGGAGAGCCGTGCTCGACGACTGCCCCGAGTACAGGGATTGGTTCAGGTTCTATAACGGGCAAGGGGGTGCCGAGGTTGAGCTGCTGAAGAAGTTCGTCTCCGGGGGCTGTAGGGAGTTCCCGGGCGAGCTACGGGGGAGGAGGCCTTTCTACGAGACTTTTCTCTGCAACTGGGGCATGCCGAAGCTGAACTACGGTAACAAGCGCGTAGTCGAGAGGCTAGTAGACGTCGCGTCTTTCTGGCTTGAGAGGGGGGCTTCCGGGCTCCGAATAGACGTGGGCCACGCCATACCGGACGACGCCTTGAGACAGCTCTACGCCAGGGTTAAAGAGCTGAAGAGAGACGCTCCGGTCATACTCGAAGTCAGCAAAGGCGTAGCCTTCTACCCTTATGGGATCACGTCTGACTCTGCGATGAACTATGACCTGCGGGAGCTCCTGCTGGCCTTCGTAGTCTCCAGGAGCATGGATGCCGAGTCGTTTGTCAGGAGGTTGAAGGAACTTTACGTAAGCGTGCCCGTGTTCGCGGCGAACTCGATGTACAACCTCCTGGGTAGCCACGATACCCCGCGCATAGCCACTCTAGCCGATAAGTGTGGACACGAGTGCCTAGAGCTACTCTACGTAATCCTCTTCTCGCTACCCGGGTCGCCATCCATATACTACGGGGACGAAGTCGGGACGCGAGGAGGGCACGATCCGGACAACAGGCTCCTCATGGTCTGGGAGGAGGAGAAGTGGGACAGGAGCCTATTCTGCCTCGTAAGGCGGCTGGCCATGCTCAGGAAGACGCTTGCACCTCTCAGGCTCGGGTTCTTCGACACCAGCCCGCTAGGCCCTAGCTCCATCAGCGTGTTCAGGGAGTGGAGGGGGGAGGAGGTAAGAGTTGTTGTTAGCGTTGACGACTCCCAAGCAATCCAGCTGGGAGACAAGTACTTCGATGTCCTTGGGAACAAGCCGGTCGAGTCTGTAGAGCTACAGCCTTACTCCTGGAGGATACTATACAGGAGAAAAAAACACCTAGATTTTCTACTACTTTCTCCTCAGGAGTAG
- a CDS encoding glucodextranase DOMON-like domain-containing protein, producing the protein MSSLRKPRVLSLVVALTVALQLLAPALVAQQAKPLYVVFIWHYHQPWYYDVNGTAFILPWTRMHTVGNYYKMAYILSKHPDVKATFTFSGSLVQQILDYNAGVKDYRLILSEKIAGGQPLTTEEKFSMLSMPGGFFDVNWGRVVNVVPRYRELRDRAQAALSKYIALPEREYKEKVTGEFSEQDYLDLAVLFNLFWIDPLVLREQYPDLYQLRLQALNGAKGFTRQQLQAVLNAHRDLLGKVLSIYSSLAQKGQVELIPVPYSHPLAPILVDFGLLDDVRLHVSLSTQIFQDVFKYKPVGIWPAEQAVNSYVVSAFTSEGYMWTVTDDTLLVKAGLNPSDPSVGMRAWYATFNSSKIYVFFRNSELSNLIGFQYSRWDSKQAAQDLVNRLLALAGKSDGSSVVVIALDGENPWEHYPEFGDVFLESLYSLLSEYQSKGVLVTITPREYLAKFGGTARELPAKNYKYLDLAGRDISDIPLSLTEDAYTKLPRRDVAAQIPEGSWAGGELAVWIGQRQENIAWMLLIKTRQDVLKALGVNSLREALAVNRKAAEDILRAEASDWTFWYGGDMGGGFPANPMYKGYLRRAYEDAGLKPPDYLLVLFNPDATPVGVLNRDYPKPPSVEPKLDGVARADEWAGALNMSLGDKLFKSVLVSPTGQGMYIALIPASRDALTDKRVAVAVYATSTVRSVSPYHPGFNAFPRYSKVDLGMGLFYEVLVYPSNSSVVVSAADGRGGWIQLFYLNAAVGSAVEAFVPWNYLGLSQGDLFYLTAVSYSGSSIVETATRVGSVYQMIVPRAVAAAAGKVVFEMNDPEGDDDGAGGYKYPRADVFVPEVFDLTKFRVIDSGNTMVFETYVKNLGGNPWGGPNSFCLQYVQIYIRTTLKVPGRTDAFGLNVNLTDDSAWHIALLLAPGWGSDPVPSGEKAAIYFADGSVVVQDEKFKVYADPARNAIIAEVSKDLLPDTDNADKWVYTVALTSYDGYGPMRIRPFGVDPDIWVVGVGAKHAKAVLFNVVPRIMDLLAPTAQDQYSQLTTYVAEKNGTLAKIHGVSKATAAQPPPQQCVCPPPQQQQCPQCPECPPPVQAGVSPEELNRALAVGLVAGVLLGVAVALLLRRK; encoded by the coding sequence GTGAGTAGCTTGAGAAAGCCCCGGGTCTTATCCCTTGTAGTAGCCCTCACGGTAGCACTTCAGTTGCTAGCACCTGCCCTAGTGGCCCAGCAGGCCAAACCGCTATACGTCGTGTTCATCTGGCACTACCACCAGCCGTGGTACTACGACGTGAACGGGACGGCTTTCATCCTGCCCTGGACTAGGATGCATACTGTTGGCAACTACTACAAGATGGCTTACATCCTGTCCAAGCACCCCGACGTGAAGGCGACATTCACGTTCTCCGGCTCGCTAGTCCAACAGATACTCGACTACAATGCCGGCGTCAAGGACTACAGGTTAATCCTCTCCGAGAAAATAGCAGGCGGGCAACCCCTCACCACCGAGGAGAAGTTCTCAATGCTCTCCATGCCCGGAGGATTCTTTGACGTGAACTGGGGCAGAGTGGTAAACGTAGTTCCGAGGTACAGGGAGCTCAGAGACAGGGCGCAGGCTGCTCTGAGCAAGTACATTGCGCTCCCGGAGAGAGAGTACAAGGAGAAGGTCACGGGCGAGTTCTCGGAGCAGGACTACCTCGATCTAGCCGTGCTCTTTAACTTGTTCTGGATAGACCCCCTCGTGCTCCGCGAGCAGTACCCAGACCTCTACCAGCTGAGGCTCCAAGCACTTAACGGAGCAAAGGGATTCACCAGGCAACAGCTACAGGCTGTGCTGAACGCCCACAGAGACCTATTGGGGAAAGTCCTAAGCATCTACTCGTCTCTAGCGCAGAAGGGCCAGGTCGAGCTCATACCCGTCCCCTACAGCCACCCGCTGGCACCGATACTCGTAGACTTCGGGCTACTCGACGACGTTAGGCTCCACGTATCCCTCAGCACGCAGATCTTCCAGGACGTGTTCAAGTACAAGCCCGTAGGCATCTGGCCAGCTGAGCAGGCCGTAAACAGCTATGTCGTGTCGGCATTCACTAGCGAGGGCTACATGTGGACGGTTACAGACGACACGCTCCTCGTGAAGGCTGGCCTTAACCCGTCTGACCCGTCAGTCGGCATGAGAGCCTGGTACGCCACTTTCAACAGCTCTAAGATATATGTTTTCTTCAGGAACAGCGAGCTGAGCAACCTCATAGGGTTCCAGTACAGCAGGTGGGACTCCAAGCAAGCAGCGCAGGATCTCGTAAACCGCCTACTCGCCCTCGCGGGTAAAAGCGACGGGTCTAGTGTGGTTGTAATAGCCCTTGACGGCGAGAACCCGTGGGAGCACTACCCAGAGTTCGGGGACGTATTCCTGGAGTCCCTTTACTCCCTCCTTAGCGAGTACCAGTCCAAGGGCGTCCTGGTGACTATAACCCCGCGAGAGTACCTGGCGAAATTCGGCGGCACTGCACGGGAGCTCCCGGCTAAGAACTACAAGTACCTCGACCTGGCCGGCCGGGACATCTCCGACATACCCCTGAGCCTCACAGAGGACGCTTACACCAAGCTACCCAGGCGTGACGTTGCGGCACAAATACCCGAGGGGTCGTGGGCTGGGGGCGAGCTCGCGGTCTGGATCGGCCAGAGGCAGGAGAACATAGCGTGGATGCTCCTCATAAAGACACGCCAGGACGTCCTAAAAGCTCTAGGGGTTAACAGCCTGCGGGAAGCACTAGCAGTGAACAGGAAGGCAGCGGAAGACATCCTCAGGGCTGAAGCGAGCGACTGGACATTCTGGTATGGGGGTGACATGGGCGGCGGGTTCCCAGCTAACCCGATGTATAAAGGCTACTTGAGGAGAGCATACGAGGATGCAGGCCTGAAGCCGCCAGACTACCTGCTCGTGCTGTTCAACCCTGATGCCACTCCAGTCGGCGTCTTGAACAGAGACTACCCGAAGCCACCGAGCGTTGAGCCTAAACTAGACGGCGTAGCCAGGGCCGACGAGTGGGCAGGGGCTCTAAACATGTCTCTAGGCGACAAACTGTTCAAGAGCGTGCTCGTCTCGCCGACAGGCCAAGGCATGTACATAGCTCTCATCCCTGCCTCCAGAGACGCGCTGACCGACAAGCGGGTAGCCGTTGCCGTGTACGCGACGTCTACTGTCAGGAGCGTGAGCCCATACCACCCAGGCTTTAACGCGTTCCCCAGGTACTCCAAAGTAGACCTGGGTATGGGGCTGTTCTACGAGGTGCTGGTGTACCCCTCTAACTCCAGCGTTGTCGTAAGTGCAGCTGACGGGCGCGGCGGCTGGATCCAGCTATTCTACCTGAACGCAGCTGTTGGTAGCGCTGTGGAGGCCTTCGTGCCGTGGAATTACCTCGGTCTAAGCCAGGGTGATCTGTTCTACCTTACAGCAGTATCGTACTCAGGCTCTTCCATCGTCGAGACCGCCACACGCGTAGGATCAGTCTACCAGATGATCGTGCCGAGAGCTGTAGCCGCGGCTGCCGGTAAAGTAGTGTTCGAGATGAACGACCCGGAGGGCGACGACGACGGGGCTGGAGGCTACAAGTACCCGAGGGCCGACGTGTTTGTTCCAGAAGTGTTTGACCTGACAAAGTTCCGTGTCATAGACTCTGGGAATACTATGGTCTTCGAAACCTACGTTAAAAACCTCGGAGGCAACCCGTGGGGCGGCCCTAACAGCTTCTGCCTGCAGTACGTGCAAATCTACATAAGGACGACACTTAAGGTGCCTGGGAGGACTGATGCGTTCGGGCTAAACGTTAACCTAACAGACGACTCAGCCTGGCACATAGCACTACTCCTAGCCCCAGGGTGGGGCTCGGATCCCGTACCTAGCGGAGAGAAAGCTGCAATCTACTTCGCGGACGGCTCTGTCGTAGTCCAAGACGAGAAGTTTAAGGTGTACGCCGACCCGGCGAGAAACGCTATTATAGCCGAGGTATCTAAAGACCTCCTACCAGATACGGATAACGCTGACAAGTGGGTATACACTGTTGCTCTTACTAGCTACGACGGCTACGGCCCCATGAGGATAAGGCCCTTCGGCGTTGACCCCGACATATGGGTTGTAGGCGTAGGAGCGAAGCACGCTAAAGCTGTCCTGTTCAACGTGGTGCCACGCATAATGGATCTGCTAGCGCCTACAGCCCAGGATCAGTACTCGCAGCTCACAACGTACGTCGCCGAGAAGAATGGCACTCTCGCAAAGATCCACGGAGTCTCCAAGGCAACAGCAGCACAGCCACCGCCGCAGCAGTGCGTGTGTCCACCGCCGCAACAGCAACAGTGCCCGCAGTGCCCGGAGTGTCCTCCACCCGTACAGGCAGGCGTAAGCCCCGAGGAGCTCAACAGGGCTCTGGCTGTAGGCCTAGTTGCAGGCGTACTCCTCGGAGTAGCCGTTGCACTACTCCTGAGGAGAAAGTAG
- a CDS encoding glucodextranase DOMON-like domain-containing protein: protein MNRKYAVVAIVLLAVIVLSLALAPLARAQGPVIQVTDPTGDDKGPGFYGYPTADVFKPGVFDIVKFEVYTAEKTVTFKVYFKDLGGNPWGGKNGFCLQQVHIYMHTDAPANVLARASAIALNLNFDPTWAWHYALLIGPCWETPPQPLPTGQCAVLYRPFDEVVQDDRIKISVEGNAIVATVDRGLFEYGDVGNIKNWRIAVAVASHDGFGPLKVRGVGLSKGEWNIWGTATATDAQKVLIANAIKFGIEPRVLDIAVYAPEYPNGITADQQYTWLSGIDLDARLPATIPPLTTQLVAQLKSQLASVTQERDNLKSQVASLQGQVTSLQNQVSSLQSQVKSLQDQNAKLSEELESLKASTVNTGVAVAIAVVLLIVGLAAGYFLGSRKPKAEAKKPKAETKTS from the coding sequence ATGAATAGGAAGTACGCCGTAGTGGCGATCGTTCTCCTGGCTGTAATAGTACTCTCCCTAGCCCTGGCTCCGCTAGCACGGGCACAGGGCCCCGTGATCCAGGTGACCGACCCGACAGGCGACGACAAGGGCCCGGGCTTCTACGGGTATCCGACAGCAGACGTCTTCAAGCCAGGCGTATTCGACATCGTGAAGTTCGAGGTCTACACAGCTGAGAAGACAGTCACGTTCAAGGTCTACTTCAAGGATTTAGGCGGGAACCCCTGGGGCGGGAAGAACGGCTTCTGCCTGCAGCAGGTACACATCTACATGCACACTGACGCCCCGGCGAACGTGCTGGCACGCGCCAGCGCGATAGCCCTCAACCTGAACTTCGACCCGACTTGGGCCTGGCACTACGCGCTCTTAATAGGGCCCTGCTGGGAGACCCCGCCGCAACCGCTACCAACTGGGCAATGTGCAGTCCTCTACAGGCCATTCGACGAGGTCGTGCAGGACGATAGGATTAAGATCAGCGTCGAGGGCAACGCGATTGTAGCCACTGTAGACCGGGGCTTATTCGAGTACGGGGACGTAGGCAATATCAAGAACTGGAGGATTGCGGTTGCAGTTGCAAGCCACGACGGCTTCGGCCCCCTGAAAGTCAGGGGCGTGGGGCTTAGTAAGGGAGAGTGGAACATTTGGGGCACTGCCACTGCTACAGACGCCCAGAAAGTCCTCATAGCTAATGCCATAAAGTTCGGCATAGAGCCCAGAGTGCTAGACATAGCTGTCTACGCGCCAGAGTACCCCAACGGAATCACGGCAGACCAGCAGTACACGTGGCTCAGCGGCATAGACCTAGATGCCAGGCTACCAGCCACGATCCCACCTCTCACAACCCAACTCGTGGCTCAGTTAAAGTCCCAGCTAGCCTCGGTTACTCAGGAGCGCGACAACCTCAAGTCACAGGTCGCAAGCCTACAGGGCCAGGTGACCAGCCTCCAAAACCAGGTCAGTAGCCTCCAGTCGCAGGTCAAGTCGCTCCAGGACCAGAACGCGAAGCTCTCTGAAGAGCTAGAGTCCCTGAAGGCCTCAACGGTAAACACTGGAGTAGCCGTAGCCATTGCTGTCGTGCTCCTCATAGTGGGCCTTGCTGCGGGCTACTTCCTGGGAAGCAGGAAGCCTAAGGCCGAGGCAAAAAAGCCTAAAGCCGAGACAAAAACTTCTTAA